ATGGTATAGTACAAGAATTGAAGGAATCTCACTGATTCGATCTTGGGGAGGAAACTAATTTTAGCCGAAAGGTGTATTCCACAGTAAGCAAACGAGAAAAAAATGATAGAATGGATAAGTCAGCCTTGGCCCTGGTATGTGGCTGGGCCTTTGATCGCCGTGGTGTTGGTGGTCTTGATGTATTTTGGGAAGCGATTTGGGATATCGAGCAATCTAGAGACGATGTGTTCCATAGCAGGAGCAGGGAGATTCGTGGATTATTTCAAAGTGGACTGGAAGGATAAAGTCTGGAATTTGGTATTCGTACTAGGGACATTGATTGGAGGCTATATCGCACATGAGTATTTGACACCAGATACTGCTGTCGCGATCTCCCAGTCTACGGTCGATAGCTTGAAGCAGTTTCAGATTATCGATGCTGGGGCAGATTATTTGCCCAAGGAACTCTTCTCTTGGGAGTCATTGTTCACGCTCAAGGGTGGTCTGTTGATGGTGTTGGGTGGTGTATTCGTAGGTTTTGGGACGCGCTACGCAGGTGGGTGTACATCGGGGCATGCGATCACGGGGCTCAGTAACCTTGAGTTACCATCACTGGTGGCTGTCATTGGTTTTTTTATAGGTGGATTGATCATGACGCATTTGGTCTTACCTCATTTATTGGCACTCTAAAACACGACACAAGATGAAATTTATCAAATATTTATTGACAGGTATATTTTTTGGAATCGTGCTGAGTAAGTCGGAAGTGATCTCATGGTACCGCATCTATGAGATGTTTCGGTTCGAGTCCTTTCATATGTATGGCGTGATTGGATCGGCAGTAGTCGTGGGGGCTATCTCTATTTTATTGATCAAGAAGCTTCAGCTCAAAGGGATGAATGGCCAGTTCATGAATCTTAAACCCAAGGAAAATGGGTTCAAGGCATTGCTATTTGGAGGGACGATCTTTGGATTAGGTTGGGCGATGACGGGTGCGTGTCCGGGTCCGATGTTTATCATCGTGGGACATGGTGCTCCTGTGTTTTTGGTGGTGATTCTGAGCGCTACGATTGGAGCATTCCTCTATGGAGCAGTGAAGAAGTACTTGCCACATTGATAGTAGACGGTAGTGAATTAAACATATCAAAGTCCACAGGCTATTTGCCTTGTGGACTTTTTTGTGGAAGGATGATGGGTGGGTATATTTAAGTTTTAATCCCAAAAGTGTGAAAATGATATGCAGCCAAGAATAGAACAATTGGAAGAGAAGAAGCTCGTAGGCGTGCGACTCAAGATGAGTATGGCCAACAACCGTACGGGGCAACTTTGGGGTTCATTCATGCCTAGGAGGAGTGAAATCAAAAACAGCTTGACTAAGGACGTGGTGTCCATGCAGATATACGATGCTACCCACTTCTTGAATTTTAATCCCCAGCGTGAGTTTGAGAAGTGGGCGACTACTGAGGTTTCTGATTTTGGGATGATCCCCGAAGGGATGGAGTCTTTCGTTTTGCCAGGAGGAGCGTATGCGGTATTCGACTACAAGGGGTCCAGCGCAGATCACAGTGTTTTTGAGTACATTTTCGGGAGATGGTTGCCCAATTCGCGCTACGAATTGGACGATAGGCCGCATTTTGAAGTCTTGGGAGCGAAGTATAAGAACAACGATCCAGACTCGGAAGAAGAGATTTGGATTCCCATCAAGCGTGTCTAAAAAATCTTGCCGCTCAACTAGTCTTCGATTCTGATCTCGTCAGAGAGTTCGTTGGTGTCGTCCTCTCGTACGATGAAACCATTGGCTAGCAGCAAATCTTTGCACTTGAGCACGGCATTTGCCAACCCTTTGGCTGTTTGGTTGCTTTTGATTCCTTCTACTACCAGTCCGACTACTTCGTTCCAGTCGTTTTCTTGGATTTTGGCGTTGATACCTTTGTCTCCGAGGACTTGGACTTGATGTTCCAGTTCGCTCACATAGATGAGTATGCCCGTCCTGTCTATGGTCGTGAAGACCTCTTCTTGCAAGAACATGTCACGAGCCTTGGTCAATACACGGTGTGCGATGACGCCATCTGGGATGAAGCTGAGACGTAGGGAAGGCACGAAAGTCAATAGAATAAATCCGAGCGCCATCAAAGCGAATAGATAGATGCTGGTGTAGAGTATAGTGAAGTTTTCGGGCAGGAGCCATAGCCATGACATGGTCCCGAGGATCACTAACCCTGCTACACCGAGGATGGCGGATAGTTTCCAAGCCGCTTCGTTGTACTCGTCGCTGTTTCGTGCAAAATAGATGACGATCTCTCCCGAAGATTCATTTTCGAGACTTTGTATAGCTTCTTTGACGATCTGTTTGTCGTCTTCTGAGAATGTAAATTTCTTTTTCATGATAGGATGTCTATGATTGGGAATAATACTACCAGCCGCCGGATGCGCCACCGCCTCCGAAGCTGCCGCCTCCACCAGAGAAGCCACCGCCCCCTCCGAAACCGCCGCCGAATCCTCCGCTGCTGCCATAGAATCCGCCACCACCGTAGTAGGTGCCTCCACCACTGCTGCCTCCACCGCCTCTGCTGCCGATTCCGAATATCAAGGAAATCACAAATGCGATCACTGCAAATACGATACTGCTAAAGATATAGCCCACTACGAGGGCAAGTACGATGGAGATGGCTGTCTTGACAAACTTGTTTTTGATCATGCCACTGATCACACTGACGATGAATGCGGCGATCAGTACGCCTCCAAAGGAGTTGGAGTTTCTTTTGCCACTCTGCTGGGCTTGGGTGACGGCTGGGAGGTCTTCGCCTTCGGCAAGCTGGATGATGGCGTCTACTCCTTCGTCTATGCCTGTGGTGAATTTGCCATTGCGAAACTCGGGTACGATGATGTTGTCTACGATACGTTTGGCATAGATGTCGGGGATGGCTCCTTCGAGCCCATAGCCCACTTCGATACGTACTTTTCTGTCATTTTTTGCGACGAGCAACAATACGCCATCGTCGATCCCTTCTCTACCCAGTGCCCATGCCTCTACGACACGGATGCTATACTGCTCGATGGTCTCGGGACTAGTAGTTGGGACGATGAGTACAGCGATCTCACTGCCTGTGGATGTCCTGAACTGGCCGAGTTTGTCCTCTATGTAACCGATCTCCGCCGGAGTAAGAGTGGCGGTTTGGTCGATGACCTGTCGGGTGAGTTCGGGGATGGCTACATCGTCCTGTGCGAGCACAAAAAAGTGGGTAAAAATGAAACCCGTCAGGACAAAAAGAGTTTTAATATTCTTGATTTTCATTGCAGCTAAATTAGCTAGATTTGTTGCTTAACCAATAAGAACATGAGTAAAAAGTCGTATATCATAATAGGAGTCATTGTTGTAGGCATATTCTTGATTTACAGCAGTATCAAAGGAACGTTCAATAGTATGAACCGTGGCGAACAGGGGGTCAAAAGCCAGTGGGCCAAGGTAGAATCGCAGTATCAACGACGGTCGGACTTGATCCCCAACTTGGTGAGTGTGGTCAAAGGCTATGCGGATCATGAGAAGAGCACGCTAGAGGCGGTCATCAATGCCAGAGCCAAAGCGACAAGTACGACGATCGACCCATCCAACTTGGATGCTGCTTCGATTCAGAAGTTTCAGGCGGCACAGAGTGAGTTGTCCTCGTCACTGTCGAGACTGCTTGTGTCGGTGGAGCGCTACCCTGATTTGAAGGCCAACAAGAACTTCTCCGAACTACAGGCGCAGCTCGAAGGGACAGAAAATAGAATAGCTGTAGAGCGCAATCGATTCAATGATGCGGTCAATGCCTACAATATATTGGTCACGGACTTTCCGGGTAGGATTTATGCAGGAATCTTTGGCTTCAAAGAGAAGGGCTACTTCCAGTCTGATGCAGGTGCAGAGAAAGCACCCAAAGTGGAGTTTTAAAGAATTGAAATGTACTGGAAAAGCGTCGGTAGGAGAAACTCTTGCTGACGCTTTTTTGTTTGCAGTCTAGTGATGGAGTAGCACGTCGTTGCTTCAATCTGGTAGAACAATAAAATAAAGAAATACATGGCGACATTTTCAGATATGATCAATAGTGACCAACCGGTGTTGGTGGATTTTTATGCAGACTGGTGTGGACCTTGCCAAATGATGGCTCCTGTGTTGGCCGAGTTATCTACAGAGCTCGGCGACAAGGGGAAAGTCATCAAGGTCGATGTGGACAAGAATCAAAAAGCCTCGCAGGTGTACAAGATTCAAAGCATCCCGACGCTGATCTTGTTCAAGAAAGGCAAAATCCTCTGGCGCCACTCCGGTACAGCCGACAAGGGGCAGCTCAAGACACTGATCGAGTCGCACGCTTAGTGGCTAGAAGTCGAAGAAGACACCGAAACTGACCCGTTGTGCAGCGCGGGATTGGTCGATGTGCTGCAGGGTGCCTTGGTCAGTATAAATCGTGCCGTCGTACTGAATGTCGCGGTTGCCGAGGTTGTACTCAATCCCAAAACTCAGTCCAGGGGTGGGATCGTACATGAGGTTGAGGACGAGGTAGTAGTGGTTGAGCTTGACGGAGGTGTCGGTAGCGAGGTAGCCAGGTTCATCGATTTCGATGTTGGTGATCTTGTCTGTTTTGAAATCAGAAAGTCCCAGCACAAGGTTGCAGTGCCAGTGAGAGAGAAACCAGTATTCGTAGGAGATCCATGAGCCGAATACGGGGATGGCGGCTATCTCGCCATTGCCAGTAGGGACGCCATCGTAGTTGCGACCACCGAAGGAGGCCAGGTAGCTAGCGATGCCCTTGCCCGCGACGAATTGAAACTGTAGCGCATTGGTTTTGGTCGCATGGGTTTGGATATAGCCCGAGAGCGCAGCGCCATAGCCAGGGACAGACTGGTTGTCTCCGGCATAGTCGTAGCTGAGGTGGCGGTAGATTGTGGAGAGGCGGAGGTAGTGCTTGCCAAACTGTTTTTTGGCTGCAGCGATGAGATCAGGCATGACCGCATAGGTCGGGGTTATCTCGGGAGCTACTTCTTCGTTGAACTGAAACTCTGCGCCAGGGTTTTCCAGTGCAAATTCGTAGGTCCATTGGTTTGAATCCTTGTGATAAAACTTGATTTGAGGAGCGCGTCTCCATACTCCTGAGGGAGGACCGTCCCAGTCCAGTACATTGGGCCAGATGTCTTTGTCCCCAAAGACACTCCAGTCCAGTCCAATGTGTACGAAGCGATAGTCGAACCACGCGTTGCGCAGGCGAAAGTGTCCATTGCCTCCCCAAAAGTCTCCTTCAAGATACCCTATAAAGTCACCCTTTTCTGTTTTTCGTTTGCTCCAGAGTCTGACTTGGGTTTGGCTGAGGTCCATGGCAAATCGTTTGCGGTTGTCTGTTCCCCATACGTCGATCTGTCCGACATTGAAGGTTTCTTGGTCCTGTAGCCCTCCAGTGATGTCATAGATGCCATTGAGCTTGGCCTTGACCAAGAGAAAACCTTCCCATGCAGGTTGATCATTGATTTGTTGGTCTGAGCGCCAGTTGAGTATAGGGAGTTTGGCAAACGAGTACAGGTTTGTGTCGAAAGTCTTGCCGCTACTGGCTTGCCCCTGGCATATCCAGGAGAGAGGG
The DNA window shown above is from Reichenbachiella sp. 5M10 and carries:
- a CDS encoding LemA family protein; amino-acid sequence: MSKKSYIIIGVIVVGIFLIYSSIKGTFNSMNRGEQGVKSQWAKVESQYQRRSDLIPNLVSVVKGYADHEKSTLEAVINARAKATSTTIDPSNLDAASIQKFQAAQSELSSSLSRLLVSVERYPDLKANKNFSELQAQLEGTENRIAVERNRFNDAVNAYNILVTDFPGRIYAGIFGFKEKGYFQSDAGAEKAPKVEF
- the trxA gene encoding thioredoxin, producing MATFSDMINSDQPVLVDFYADWCGPCQMMAPVLAELSTELGDKGKVIKVDVDKNQKASQVYKIQSIPTLILFKKGKILWRHSGTADKGQLKTLIESHA
- a CDS encoding YeeE/YedE family protein, with translation MIEWISQPWPWYVAGPLIAVVLVVLMYFGKRFGISSNLETMCSIAGAGRFVDYFKVDWKDKVWNLVFVLGTLIGGYIAHEYLTPDTAVAISQSTVDSLKQFQIIDAGADYLPKELFSWESLFTLKGGLLMVLGGVFVGFGTRYAGGCTSGHAITGLSNLELPSLVAVIGFFIGGLIMTHLVLPHLLAL
- a CDS encoding TPM domain-containing protein, translating into MKKKFTFSEDDKQIVKEAIQSLENESSGEIVIYFARNSDEYNEAAWKLSAILGVAGLVILGTMSWLWLLPENFTILYTSIYLFALMALGFILLTFVPSLRLSFIPDGVIAHRVLTKARDMFLQEEVFTTIDRTGILIYVSELEHQVQVLGDKGINAKIQENDWNEVVGLVVEGIKSNQTAKGLANAVLKCKDLLLANGFIVREDDTNELSDEIRIED
- a CDS encoding YgcG family protein, which produces MKIKNIKTLFVLTGFIFTHFFVLAQDDVAIPELTRQVIDQTATLTPAEIGYIEDKLGQFRTSTGSEIAVLIVPTTSPETIEQYSIRVVEAWALGREGIDDGVLLLVAKNDRKVRIEVGYGLEGAIPDIYAKRIVDNIIVPEFRNGKFTTGIDEGVDAIIQLAEGEDLPAVTQAQQSGKRNSNSFGGVLIAAFIVSVISGMIKNKFVKTAISIVLALVVGYIFSSIVFAVIAFVISLIFGIGSRGGGGSSGGGTYYGGGGFYGSSGGFGGGFGGGGGFSGGGGSFGGGGASGGW
- a CDS encoding DUF6691 family protein, with the protein product MKFIKYLLTGIFFGIVLSKSEVISWYRIYEMFRFESFHMYGVIGSAVVVGAISILLIKKLQLKGMNGQFMNLKPKENGFKALLFGGTIFGLGWAMTGACPGPMFIIVGHGAPVFLVVILSATIGAFLYGAVKKYLPH
- a CDS encoding GyrI-like domain-containing protein, yielding MQPRIEQLEEKKLVGVRLKMSMANNRTGQLWGSFMPRRSEIKNSLTKDVVSMQIYDATHFLNFNPQREFEKWATTEVSDFGMIPEGMESFVLPGGAYAVFDYKGSSADHSVFEYIFGRWLPNSRYELDDRPHFEVLGAKYKNNDPDSEEEIWIPIKRV